The following coding sequences lie in one Glycine soja cultivar W05 chromosome 16, ASM419377v2, whole genome shotgun sequence genomic window:
- the LOC114389893 gene encoding uncharacterized protein LOC114389893, which produces MKIEELHGILEAQEMRLNERNSQRSAEQAMQAQTTKGNNYDGVKNKKGKGKEWFVNIDDKVKSKIKFADNNSVTAKGIGKVMIQRKDGQHSFINDVLYVPNMKNNLLSLGQLLEKGYSMQMEESQIKIFDSNRRLILKAPLSRNKTFKIGIQIVEF; this is translated from the exons atgaagattgaagaacttCATGGAATTCTTGAAGCTCAAGAGATGAGGCTCAATGAAAGAAATTCACAAAGATCAGCTGAGCAAGCTATGCAAGCCCAAACAACCAAAGGGAACAACTATGATGGTGTCAAGAATAAGAAGGGAAAAGGAAA AGAGTGGTTTGTAAACATTGATGATAAGGTGAAGAGCAAGATCAAGTTTGCAGATAACAACTCTGTAACTGCAAAAGGCATTGGAAAGGTGATGATTCAGAGAAAGGATGGACAACATTCATTTATCAATGATGTGCTATATGTTCCTAATATGAAGAATAATTTGCTGAGTTTGGGACAGTTGCTAGAAAAGGGCTACTCAATGCAAATGGAGGAAAGTCAAATAAAGATATTTGATAGCAATAGGAGGTTAATTCTAAAGGCCCCTTTGTCAAGAAACAAAACATTTAAGATTGGAATTCAGATTGTAGAATTTTAA